The Hevea brasiliensis isolate MT/VB/25A 57/8 chromosome 1, ASM3005281v1, whole genome shotgun sequence DNA segment tatttttatgtatgTATAAcgagttataatttttttttaaataataataatcgaatttgaaatgagtttagataattaaaaataaattttatttaggtTTAGAATGAATTcaactattaaaaaattaattgaattcaaTTATAATGTTTTTTGCAAATACCCTATTTATTACCATTTCTAAATAAGCGAATGATGTCCGTTGAAAAAGTTAAAGTGTAAAAAATTGATTTGCATAAAATTTAAAGGGCTGTTTGGTATTGCTATTAAAACTGTTATTAAGAAAATtacatttttaaatatattagttagaaaattttaaaaaataatttaaaattaaatttaataaattttaattataaaaatattaaaataataaataatttttctaaGTTCACCCCTTTTCCAAAGCAAAAGTCCACCCGATggaatatatataaagaaaaataaaataaaataaaacttggaTCCTTGAAAATGCTTGAAGAAATATAAAGATGATTTAGTTCTTAAGATTTagcttttatgaaaaaaaaaattttaattatttgtcAAAAtgacaaattatattttaaattaatatttttttaatgaacTTTTAACGATTTAAAACGTTAGAATAATttcgaaaattaaaattttaaggatAGTGAATAAAAAAAGTAGTCAACTACTTCTAAATGTCGTTCAGTAATCTCAATTTTAGTCCTTAGTCAATTTTTGATTAAGTGGATGGAAGCCAAATTAATTGACTAATTTCTATTATATTTAGCTCAATGGTAAAAGTAGcacaataatttaaaaatatatatataataaaatataataaaataattattttttagtatAAAAGAAGAACGTTCCACCCTTGTATGCACATCCAgcgttcaaatttcaaatcccatTATAAAATGGTGTTTGTGATACATTTTAAACTATGAAAGTATAGAATTTTCAATGCACATTGAAAAGTGATTTCAACTTAGctgaatatataaattttatttaaaaaatttgttggtattctaatttttttaaaacgtCTCGTAACATATCTCAATTCTtgtaattacaagaattgaagtaTATTATGGTACGTTTACAAGAATTGAGATGTGTCATGAAATACTTACAGAAGTTATTATGTATAATATAACGTTTTAAAAATTTAAGATGTCACGAGATACCTTTAGTAAAATTTAAGGGTAAACTTTTatcaatttagaaaaattataatcGTTCTTTAACACCAAAACCAAAATGAAAAACTATTTACTTACTCTCCTGTTGTTTATAGATTTTGTAACTGTCTAGTGAGGCTTGGCTCCTTGGCCTGGGTGAGTTTCTTTTGATGGCTGATGAACTCCTCTCCACAACAAGGCAAGGTGGTTTCATCAATTCCTTTCTTCAGATGTGTAGATTCAGTTCCAAGAGGGTAGGATGGAGAAGCCTTTTGCTAACAATACGTCCAAGACCAGATTCAAGTCTATGTTGGATGCGTATATTTGAGAAATGATTTCATGTTGCTttctaaaattgtaatttttaataaaatctcAAACATTTATTAAATTTAGGAATTAAAATTGCTCAAACATAATATAATCCAAATCCAGTTTGGATAACTCAATTTCTTGAGTGTGATGACTTTAGAAATTGCAAGGAAATGTGAGATTATCTAGTGTGATGCCACGTTCACTTCGAATCTAAGCGTACGTAATATTTTCCTTATTTTCTACTTCTATATGAAATTTCTTATAATTCTCTAGAAAGAATATCACGTAAGCTTCACCCATGCTAGAGTGGCCCATGCTTCAACGATTTTTGTTCCATTATGaactcaaaataaaatttacttattaaatatattatatatatttatatattagatTTATAATGGAccaaacttaaaaaaaatttccAACTAGACTATACATTGGATAGAACATTTGGTAAGCAACCAAGCATACAAGGATACTAATCCTAAACAAGAAATCAGTATATATATCTATTTCCTCCCTAGTAAAAAGCAGTCAAGTACAAATCTCTTATTCCcttaacaataaataaataaaaataaaattaagctcAGTAAACCACAACACCTTCGGACTCAAGAATTCCGCTGcaggcaaaaaaaaaaacaagaagaaaaattgaaaaaagagCAGATCAATCCTAAATAAACAAACTAATAAAAAAACCAGTAATGGTGGTTGCCAGAATGAAGTATAAATAATAGATTAGATGAGGGAAATCCCGCTAGTCAGTGACAGGAAGGAAACAAAAACCTTGAATAATAAACAACAATGAGAGTAATAATAACTAATAACAATAAAATCATAACACAACCTACCATCCAATCCCCATTtggaaactaaaaaaaaaaaaaaaatacactgTACATGAGTCGGCTGCTTTAAGCCTTGCCAATGAAAAATTTTTCGAGTCAAATTTTCAGGTTGGGTTGGACTCACCATCACTCTAGAACGGCAACCTCTTGATCAACCCTCCAATAGTTTGCGTCATTGAACTCCTTAATCCCAGCTCCATCATCATCAGAATTCTCTTTTTCCAGAACCTTCGGAATCATGTTCCTCTTTAGAGGCCCTGCTTCACCAACTATACCCTCCTTGAGAGCCTGTTCCATTGCCTTCTCTGTTCCCTCTAATTCAACACCAACAAATTCAACATCCTCTTCAAACAAAGAGGGCACCGTTGCAGATTTACGGCTTGTATCACTGCCCACTGACCCATCACTAGAATCCTTGGACGAGGATGAGCCATTTGGTAGTATGGATTCTCCACTTGAGGAGGAATTAACATCAGGAGTTGCTACCTCAGCTTGATCCGAAAGATTGACATCAGAGAGATCATGATCTTCAAATGGATTCAAACTTGACCCACCTACTTGCAAATCTGATGATTCTCCCCATCCTACCCATTCAGGGAAAGGCCTGTCCCCAAAAAAGTCTTCATTGTCTGGAGTATCAAATCTGAAGAATCCAATATCCTGGGGAGTAGTTGCCTTATCACTTTGAGGAATGGGAATACTCCCAGAAAATCCATTGGCAAAGTTTGTTTTGGAAGTGGAAGTAAAATTAACAGTGTCTTTGCTCTCAGTTAACTCGTCATCTTCTCCAACTACCACCTCATCATCACTATTGCTGTTACCACCATTAGCAGCTCCATTCAAGCTTATCTCATCCATCATTTCCATAGGTGATGTACTCACAGGGGCATTACCAACGCTGTCATCTTGGAAGGCAAACCAGTTGGAATTTGTGAATAGACTGCTGCATTCAAAAAGAACATATGTTATCAATTCATGAACAAATGCTCAAAAATTTGTGCGCTAAAATCATGATTTCATCTGACTTTGCTCTTTCCAAAATGCtgcattatttttattttgggcaatttaaaatgcaatgcttCAAATCCCATTCCCACATTCAAAGCAAATGAAATACGTAGGTAAATTCTATGCGTGCCGGAACCTGCCAGACCTTATTAGTTATTATGGGTTCAAGTCAAAAATATCATGCTGTCTCAATAAATCATATATGCATTAGATTTTGCTATGTACAGCCTAACTTGAGATGTCGTCCCCCATCCTAAATGATTATGATTCAATAATGATACTGAACAGCACTTAGCGAGTATAAATTCAACTTGCCTAGTATATTTCCAAATTCCAAGTTGAAAGAAATGAAAGGGGAGAGGAATTTATAGCACATTTAACAAGAGTCATATTAAGCAATGGCCAATGGCTAAAAGACTCACCTCCCTTGGTCATCACCAAGCCTCAGAGAAGATATAACAACTTCAGCAGACTCGTCATCAAAGTAGACATCCTGAAGATCAATATCAAATAATCCAGTTAGTACCTCATTTGATACCAACAGATATCCCAAAACTTCCATTCTGATCTGTTCATAATTCTTCCCATGTTACCAATCCTAATCTTTCTATATGGGAAAAAGATCATTAACACCCAGACTTAGACAGAAAtaacaagagagagagaggagaaaaggGAAAGGCAGAGAGAATGCAACTGTTACCTCATCATCTCGATCAAGGCCGCCATTGTCCTGCAACCAGGATAATAATAAGTAAAAGCCATTCCTCTCTTTTTGCTTGGACGATATAAGACTAAGATGGTTAAGAACCACAAACCCAGTAACAGATAATGAAAAGATAAAAAGGTGAAGAAAAGCATCAACTTATGGAATAAAGTGAAGTCCAAACATACCTCTTCATTAtcctcatttccatacattttgtATCTAAAAGCCTGGCTTAAGTTATTCGCTAGAGCTGCTACATCATAATCTCTGTCATGAAGATCATCCTCATCACTGTCCCTTGTCCTATCTTGCAATGCTGTTGGGCGGCTGCCAAAAACAAGGAAAAACAAAATGAAATCTTCAACAATAGTTTAAGAAAATCAGAACATTACAATGCCACATTAGAacataagaaaataatagaataaaCGTATCTCTCTTTCATATGTTCACACCCCACAGAAGAAACCTTCACTAGACCTCACAAGTCACAACTAAGCTTGCTTATCACCACAAGAAGCAGTACTGTGTTGTACCTTGTAATTCTAGGTAATATGAAAAAATTGAAGCAAATAACATGATGATCCTTTAATTAAGGACAAATTAACTGCAATACCATTTCAATTTGCATTCTTCAAATAGGGTTAAGAGCTACCATAGATCACCACCCATGCTCCAACTACAAATATATAATTCTCTATTCTTCAGCCATCAAAAACTCCCCTTTTTTTATCTTGCAGCATCTaataagacttttttttttttgacattctcCCACCATTCAAAACTTGACCAGTTAGCAGCTACCATATCCAACCATTAATCAAATTATAGCTAAAAATGAACTAAGCTCAACATCTACGGTTCAACTGTCCATAGAAAGCCACCAAAAACTCATTATCTCTTCGATTATTCCTCCACTTCACTAGTTTCTTGAGAATTCCAACATCAATGTTGTAAAAGATTAGAGAGATGGAGTCAGTAGAAGAGCCACTAGGGCATGGCCCGCTAGAAAATTACTCCCTATCGTTGTTGTTTCTAATTGCTTTAGTCCTAGTCAAATATCAACCAACAAGATACCAAAAATTACTAGGTGTAACTGCAAGGGAAATTTAAACTGAAACCAATTTCTCTCCCTTCATGAGAAAAATGcagatttaaaattttcttttatcaaGAGTAAAATACAAAGATTTATAGGAACTAACAGATGTTATATAGGAAACTACCCTGGAAATGCAAAAGATAAATAAAGCTCATCAAAATCATAAATTTCAACAGCAAAGATATCACAGATATAGGCAAAAGTATACCCGCATGCCCATCGGTAAACATTTTCAACTGCATTACGCTCTTGCAAAATGCTGGCTTGCCACTCATTCCATTCACTATTTTCCTAGATGCAACAAACAAAAGTTGTTTTAGCAAATACattaaaacaaaaattaacatTTTTGATAACGTGAACACAATATCCAAAGATATACTAACAACTGATAAGAGCAGGTAGCAATATTGTTATGTGGGAAGCAAGTAAAATAAATATGTGAAAATATATTTATACCAATCAACAAGGTGATTTCAAAAGACTAAACGAGGAGGTCTAGTTCACAGCAAAGAAAATCATAAAATATTTTGAAGTTGTTCTCAGGGGAGATATTAATGTCATTACTGCAGCAAGTAAGAAATACCTATAATAATTAAACCATGCAGACTTCTTAAAGACACATTGTAGCCCTCAAGAGACGGTAAAACGGCATTATCTTGCTACTCACCTGTAGATATGTCTGAATGCGGCTGTTGGTGTTTCCCAACTGAACAAGTTTATTAGAAATTCGCGTAATGTGACCAAGGTTTCCTGCCCGTGGTGCCCGCTTTCCAGCAGCAGGAACAGTTAGCTGCACAAGGATACATACATTTATCTATAGCTCAAAAAAAGCTACTGAAGAATATTAATGCCACATTTACTGATGAGAAAGAGTGCTTGACTCACACATTACACACTAATACAAGTTCTCATCAGTTTTAGGTGCAAAACATGAAAGACTAACATCCATCTACCTGATTAATATCGCCAGAAATAATGGGGTTTTTATCAGTTTGAAGGATTTTTCCAATGAAATCACAGTCTCGAAGAAGATGATCAACCATAGTATCGCTCTTAGTTTCGAAGCATGACAATATAATACTCTCCACATGATGATGCAACGCATTATTGAATGGGTACCTGTATCAATTATAACAccaaaaattttgccaaattagccAAGGGAACAAATATAGAAATATGTCCTTCGAGAAGAAATCAATGTTTTCTGGATACTCATGAATTCACAATTTCAAAAAGGATAGAAACTTACTCAAAGAACAAATCAAGGATCCGTTTAATAGTTCCTGAACTGACCAATTCCTTCTCAGTAGCTTCATTCCCCGTTCTTAATAGCACCGCAATGAACTCAACAATCTATAATAAACAAATTCCAGTAGGCATTAACTataatttacacaaaaatatatcATACATTGTAATAACAGTGGAGAAAACTTATTAAGACACAAAGATTTACTAAGTACTATGACTATCCCACATGCTCAGGAAAAATAGCATCCAACTCTGCCAATCTAATTCCATTGGGGTTACAGAAAAGGATTGTGTTCTGCACCATCTTCTGTATCAAGATTCAAGTTTACAGCAAAAGCATTACAAACCTTTAAGCGATGCTTCCCAAGAGGAGGCTTCAGTTCTCCATATGTTGTAGGTAAAATTTTATCATCAGACAACACATTTAATAGCATAAGTAAGTCACCTGCAAAAGAAGACATGCAatcttaaatatcatcaacaaacTAGgggaaaataatgaaaataacacACTCTACTAACAATTGCTTCTTCTACCCTTTTACTGTACTGAAATAACAGATTCAATAAATCTTGACCTTTATTTGGTCAGAAGCATCAAGCACTTACCAAGTTTAGGCAGCATTGCATCAATAGTCTCTGGATTTACAGGGATTGAGGACTCATAAATTTGTTGACTTCGAAAAGAATGCAGCAAGGGGGAAAAGGTTGCAGATCTTTTAGGATCCAGTAAAGATATACACACAGAAAGTGAGTGAACAAGTCCAGATTTTGAATGTGAATCTTCCAATGCATGTCCAAATATCCTTGAAACAAAGCTGCATATGGGAAAATTTCCAGGCTAGCATAAATTAAATGCATATGTGGAGAAAGAAAGAGATTTACAATATTTTGCAATCAATGTAAAGAAGCACAAAGTCGCATAAACCTTGGACTAGAGAGTTTAGTCGCCAAAGCTGAGGGAGCATTTCGAGATATTGCACATAATGTTTCTGCTGCATTCGCATGAACTTCAGGAGGGCTCTAATTCAGACAACAAAGAAAATTTTAGATGGCTGAAATACAAAGGCTTCCAAAGTACACTCAATCTAAAGATTTATTAAAAAAGGTGACCTAGTGCACAAAACATCCCACACTTATGAACTCTATGGAGGGATGATGCATGCAGCCTTACCCTTACTTTGCAGAGAGGCTGTTTTCACAGCTCAAACCCATGACCTCCAAGTTACAAATGGAGTAACTTTCCCGTTACACCAAATCCACCCTCTAATCCAAAGATTTATTATTGCTTATAATTCTATATTTTTGCTTCATTTGGTGTTTCTATCTACCTTGTGCCTCTGGAATTCTCTCATTGCTGCTGTAGACGTAGCAGGAAGAAAACAAAGGAAGACAAAAtcaaacacacatttatcttTCATTCCAAAAAACAGAGGCCAGAATATTTCTATTTATATCTGCATACACTCAAGGAAACAGCACCAAAGTGGCAAAAAAATTCCACAAAATTATCCATTCAGAAACTCCACAAAATGGGCTCACTGGCCTCCTTCTTGCCAGTACAACAAAAACCAACTCGAAGTCAATTTATGGCAGCATTCTTGCCAATATACGTGTAATGTATCTTCAGATACATCATATGTGGCTTCCACCTCTCAGACAACCCCAAACCTATAATAATTgtgtaagacacaaaaactgaaaatgggCATTCACGGAATTGACTATCATTCAAATGACACAGTTGTACACAACTGATATGTTTGTCTGCAATCTGTTACGTTTGGACAAAATTGAAAATAGTACATGTACATGAATAGAACTACGTGTATGTATACACACACAGGCACATAAAAAACTCAAAAACTAGCCAGGCTGGGAGAACTGGTTTACCAATTCTGCAAATTCAATTTCAGTTTGTCTAATTTATGAACCAGTCATTTTGAAATGGTTTCAAAGAAACTGCCATAATTTGGTTACACAAACCACGAACACGCCTAATACATGGTACCAGTAACAGTAAAAACATACACATACTAGCACCAAATAAGCTAAGGAGTACCAGTTCCATAAACAACCACATATAAGGTGAATCACTTCACCATCCAAATAAATATTATCAACTCTGTATGTGGTGTGGCCATGTGGGtgtgtaaaaaaaataaatttgcgaGTTCCTTTGATAATACAGCGATCACTTACAGAAGGATTCAATTTGTCCACAATCATTTCTAGCAAATTGCTATCAGCTAACCATTGCATCACATCAATGAAATTGGGATACACATGATCATCGGCCCCCACCAGCCGAACCAAAACCTGCATAAAGCAGTCAATATCAAAAATCAACAGGGCAAATTACAAGGACTTAATAAACGGAAACCAACACAAATCCAAGTATCTCAATTACCTCCATGATAGATGTTATTCCAATTAAATCAACCAGTTGACGGAAAACATCCTGATGGGACTGTaaagattaaattatatattaaaaaaaaaaagcatgagACTGGCCCTGGTAACAAACTTGGTTTCCAAAAAAACATTGACCAACAGTATGCACAATTCAAGCATGTAGATATACATCATTTCCATTGTACGGAAATAAAAAGAACAGATATTACTGGTAATGGAATTCAGATTTTAATGAAAAACAGTTACTTACTTGAACATATTTCATAAGTGGGACAGTCTTGCGTACCATAAGGCAAACAACCACCTAAAATGCAACAGAAATAGCATCAAACAAGTAGTTGGACAAAGAAAAAACACATAAGACAAACTTCTCACAATGCATGACATACACTTGATACAAAGCACCCAACAGCATACCTTGCTGAAATACCCAGCAAGCAAAGCACTATGAGGTCGGTTTGGTTCCAAGAAAGAGAAGAGTAAGTTCATTAACTACAATagcaggagaaaaaaaaaatatattagggACTAGGGAGGAAATATTACCACATTAATTTCCAGGATTAAAAGAAAGTGGAAGCGAATATACTGTCCTACCTCCTCTTCCTCCGCTAAAGTCTTAAGAATTACATCAATTTCACATGTAAATATCTCACAGGCAATGAAGGGAaaccttttaaaaaaaaataaaagaagagtCATCAGAAGCTAAGAGACCCTGCAACAACAAAGAAGAATTTCTTTTACAAGTAAAAAAGATACTTGAAGGTGCGTTTGCTTTCAGCATCCTCAGGAGGTTCTTCAATAATATACCGCAATAACTGCTCTACGTGGGCTCTATCTCGTATACTGCAAACAAAAATTTATGATGACCATACACAACAATCAACTTTATAACATATTCCCCAAATAATTCCAAGAAAAAAGAATTGCAATATTCATGATAGAGCAAAGACAAAGTTGGCGTGAAACAGAGTAAATATATTACAAATTGATGAGACGACTGTTTAAAGCTTTGCATTCTTGGATTATTTCTTCCTCGTCCAGAAGCTCTTCCAATGTGAAATTTTCCTTGTCTAGTATTGACTCCACCTACAAAAGCAACAGCATGCTATAATAGATAAACCAGAAAACAAGTAAACAAAAGCAAATATACTAACGTACTTTGCTGGTTTGCTTATATCTAAAACAACATGACCATGAAGAATTCAatgttattagaaaaaaaaaataatgcccAGTAGAATCGACATTGGAATTGGCATAATTCAGAAAGTAAAACCTGCTCACTCAAAACTGTATACCATATCTGTCCACTGTTTCAGATATACTATAACAGCAATCATATCAATAAAGTGCTCCCATCAATATGGGGGGGAAATCCTACCAATAATAATTGAACAGCCAATAACTAAGTCTTAAAATGCAAGCGTTAAAACACCTTTATTAAAATGGTTTTTCTGTTGCTAAACGTACATTCGTTAATTAAAAATGCAAACTACAGCAAGAGAAGCAAA contains these protein-coding regions:
- the LOC110644999 gene encoding uncharacterized protein LOC110644999 isoform X1, with the protein product MFWKLTALSASSPVESILDKENFTLEELLDEEEIIQECKALNSRLINFIRDRAHVEQLLRYIIEEPPEDAESKRTFKFPFIACEIFTCEIDVILKTLAEEEELMNLLFSFLEPNRPHSALLAGYFSKVVVCLMVRKTVPLMKYVQSHQDVFRQLVDLIGITSIMEVLVRLVGADDHVYPNFIDVMQWLADSNLLEMIVDKLNPSSPPEVHANAAETLCAISRNAPSALATKLSSPSFVSRIFGHALEDSHSKSGLVHSLSVCISLLDPKRSATFSPLLHSFRSQQIYESSIPVNPETIDAMLPKLGDLLMLLNVLSDDKILPTTYGELKPPLGKHRLKIVEFIAVLLRTGNEATEKELVSSGTIKRILDLFFEYPFNNALHHHVESIILSCFETKSDTMVDHLLRDCDFIGKILQTDKNPIISGDINQLTVPAAGKRAPRAGNLGHITRISNKLVQLGNTNSRIQTYLQENSEWNEWQASILQERNAVENVYRWACGRPTALQDRTRDSDEDDLHDRDYDVAALANNLSQAFRYKMYGNEDNEEDNGGLDRDDEDVYFDDESAEVVISSLRLGDDQGSSLFTNSNWFAFQDDSVGNAPVSTSPMEMMDEISLNGAANGGNSNSDDEVVVGEDDELTESKDTVNFTSTSKTNFANGFSGSIPIPQSDKATTPQDIGFFRFDTPDNEDFFGDRPFPEWVGWGESSDLQVGGSSLNPFEDHDLSDVNLSDQAEVATPDVNSSSSGESILPNGSSSSKDSSDGSVGSDTSRKSATVPSLFEEDVEFVGVELEGTEKAMEQALKEGIVGEAGPLKRNMIPKVLEKENSDDDGAGIKEFNDANYWRVDQEVAVLE
- the LOC110644999 gene encoding uncharacterized protein LOC110644999 isoform X2, which encodes MFWKLTALSASSPVESILDKENFTLEELLDEEEIIQECKALNSRLINFIRDRAHVEQLLRYIIEEPPEDAESKRTFKFPFIACEIFTCEIDVILKTLAEEEELMNLLFSFLEPNRPHSALLAGYFSKVVVCLMVRKTVPLMKYVQSHQDVFRQLVDLIGITSIMEVLVRLVGADDHVYPNFIDVMQWLADSNLLEMIVDKLNPSSPPEVHANAAETLCAISRNAPSALATKLSSPSFVSRIFGHALEDSHSKSGLVHSLSVCISLLDPKRSATFSPLLHSFRSQQIYESSIPVNPETIDAMLPKLGDLLMLLNVLSDDKILPTTYGELKPPLGKHRLKIVEFIAVLLRTGNEATEKELVSSGTIKRILDLFFEYPFNNALHHHVESIILSCFETKSDTMVDHLLRDCDFIGKILQTDKNPIISGDINQLTVPAAGKRAPRAGNLGHITRISNKLVQLGNTNSRIQTYLQENSEWNEWQASILQERNAVENVYRWACGRPTALQDRTRDSDEDDLHDRDYDVAALANNLSQAFRYKMYGNEDNEEDNGGLDRDDEDVYFDDESAEVVISSLRLGDDQGSLFTNSNWFAFQDDSVGNAPVSTSPMEMMDEISLNGAANGGNSNSDDEVVVGEDDELTESKDTVNFTSTSKTNFANGFSGSIPIPQSDKATTPQDIGFFRFDTPDNEDFFGDRPFPEWVGWGESSDLQVGGSSLNPFEDHDLSDVNLSDQAEVATPDVNSSSSGESILPNGSSSSKDSSDGSVGSDTSRKSATVPSLFEEDVEFVGVELEGTEKAMEQALKEGIVGEAGPLKRNMIPKVLEKENSDDDGAGIKEFNDANYWRVDQEVAVLE